The DNA window AGCATTGCTTTATAAATACTATCAGCAGACTTTCCAATAATGTCGGCACAGTCAGTGTCCCAAAACACAAAgcgaaattttgattcaccattAATTACATATATGTCAACTCGATACCTTTTAGAAAAATGCATAGCAAAAAACTATTAGAACtttaaaaatattgaagaatGGCAAATGAATTAAACTAAAGAACAATTGAAAAATACAACCTTGGTATGGCATGTTCTACATTCTGTCCACATGAACATTTGTATGGATTGTTCACATCAGATGCCTTTAAAGAACATTTAGTACATCCATAATAAAACCAACCATGTTTTGAGACAAAAAACTTTTGAGTTATTCCAACAGTAACACATAACATGTCTTAAGatacaataaattaaatattaatatatgcaACAATCTAACATAAAATCATCTATATTCCaagttaaatattaatatatgcaACAGTCTAACATAAAATCATCTATATAAAACAATTTTGAGCTTACTTTTTGAAATTTTCCATAACCACTTACCTGTTTCACCTTGCAGAGGTCACTCAGAGATATACATTTGGCCTTATGGACGAAACTTTCAACTGGGGTGAATTGAGAGGCACCAGACCAAAGAGACACACCCTTTGAAGACTGCGAAGGCTTTTCAGTCTGCTCATTTGCAGGTAACCTGCAACATTGTACCAAAATTAATGTAAAGGATAATAATTTTTAAAGGAACTTATTATACTGTAAGAAGATAACAATTTGTATATACTTTGATAAATACTCAGTCATCTCTGGAATGTCTTTGTTAATAAGCCATTTAGATCCACTCCACCCATTTGAGACTGAAATAGATAAAAATTAAAGTATCAAATTAACTACAGACAGATATCACAGCTTAATAATAGGATTTTGTTGATACACACCTTGTGATTCCTTTATCATTGCATGAGTTAGTACAATTACAATAGCACCACTGCTTTTTTTCATCATGGTAGAAATCCAAAAATTTTGTTCCGTAGCTCTCCCATAATGTGCAGTTAACGATGACACCTCTGTAGAAACAAATATAAAAAGATCAATATGATAATAATCGTCTACTTAAATAGAAGAAATTTGAAATCAGATAAGTTACTTCAAGTCTTTAAGATTCAATGAAACAAATGACTTTTTTCCAGAATTGTTATATTGAAaactgttgattttctgaactACACCAATAATATCTACAAAACAGATGGAAAGAGTAAGTTAAAATCAACTTctgtaataatataataaattgtaGTAGGAAGAAAATAAATGACCTAATATATTTACCTTCGAGTCGGTTCATCTCACAATTGCCTCCAAGAATATCACTAAAGTCTTTGAAAAAAATCTTTTGGGAGGAAGGTTCTGAATATCAACTTCTTTCACAGTCGTACCACCAATAAACACAAACTTCTTGTCATGATCACAAAGCTTCCACTGAAAATCGTTATCATAAACAGTTCCATTGTTGATTATGCAAGACATGTTTTCACGTATTCGTTCTTTCCATTTCGGtgtagtaacagcgcttgatcttcatcatcgatcttcacatcaatattttcaagatcaagaatcagcttgttgaacatatccaactgctcagccaacactttgtcttcaatcatcttgaatgaatacaaagcttgcttcaggtagagtcgatttaccagcgatttggtcatatacaaacttatcaaattagagtttaaacactaaaacctaatttaacatgctaacaaccctagcatcttcgacacaagcatgtgagcaaccttcgacttcatgcttaaccccgtcgaaccaagaagctacccttcggccatactagagttcgatccaatatctcacaaaattcaatatcaatttgtgaggcaAAGAAAATTAGCAACCAACATAAATGGTCTACAGCAATAATAATTCGTACACATataatataacagaataaggcgagaaaaagacggaggtttgtttacccagttcgatcaaaCAATCTACTTTGGGGGAGAGAGCatctctccaattcactatactcagaaagttgttacaagatattacaaatgagttacaagaaaatagccttcacagttcccaaagaacaaaccctattttctacccaattagtttcccaacctctccaactctcaatataagaatcactcaaacccaagatgtttagaagtatttcccaatccccttagataactccaaaggtttccCAAAACCTTTGTCTTTCTAAGTTTTCTTTTGGAATTCCTTAAACCCTTATTCTCCCTTGTTGTTGTAAGCTCTAAGATTGTCTCACTATAATAatagaagagatacatatttataatagccaaaatccaacaaatccataccaaatcccaaaaatatctcctcaattgttagaataaaatatattattataattttataatatctctcaaatattataaatatcttataatatcttttagacaattataaatatatatcttataacatcttttagactattataaatatatcttataatatcttttagaatattataaatatcttataatatctttttatattaacttatatgatctctaaattaatataaaatattctaacattaatgaatggATCAATGAATCGAACCGACCGAACCCGATACCGTAAATCACTTGAATCAGATTACTTTTCGGCTTTCTGAATTCTTGACAATCTcgaaatatgttttctttctcttcgtcaacaaaggttttaaggcataTATTCCAACAATTTAAAATACAATTCTTCCTATCATCACATCATCCCATTTTTATGTTGTCACTCAATTTCCATGACCATTTAAAAAAGACAAAGCAAGGTCAACATAAAATGTGAATTGCAttttaagtctgaacatcttAAATTTAATCTCAATCACCATACGTTATTTTTC is part of the Vicia villosa cultivar HV-30 ecotype Madison, WI linkage group LG2, Vvil1.0, whole genome shotgun sequence genome and encodes:
- the LOC131651254 gene encoding uncharacterized protein LOC131651254, whose product is MSCIINNGTVYDNDFQWKLCDHDKKFVFIGEVSSLTAHYGRATEQNFWISTMMKKSSGAIVIVLTHAMIKESQVSNGWSGSKWLINKDIPEMTEYLSKLPANEQTEKPSQSSKGVSLWSGASQFTPVESFVHKAKCISLSDLCKVKQASDVNNPYKCSCGQNVEHAIPRYRVDIYVINGESKFRFVFWDTDCADIIGKSADSIYKAMLEEGDDDPMIYPDELDMLLGKKMAFRAKGDSKPLTQNPVVDRVDDSIKSLSAYGENDPDKVVTNTPSKGSPVTLDAGDSECQPYGTTQLSGTKPSKKVKIESNV